GTATTGATAATCAATTGGTAATTGATGCAGATGAAGAAATCTTTGAAATGAATAATGGCTGTATTTGTTGTACAGTTCGCGGTGATTTAATTCGCATTATTGGCAATTTAATGAAACGCCGAGATAAATTTGATCATTTAGTCATTGAAACCACCGGTTTAGCAGATCCTGCACCTGTAATTCAAACGTTTTTTGTTGATGAAGATTTACAAAGTCAGTTGTCATTAGATGCAGTAGTCACAGTTGTTGATTCTAAACATATTTGGCAACATTGGGAAGCGGACGAGGCTCAAGAGCAAATTGCTTTTGCAGATGTAATTTTGTTGAATAAAACTGATTTAGTAACACCGGAAGTTTTAGATGAATTAGAAACTCGCATTCGCTCAATGAATGCAATGGCAAAAATCTACCGCACCCATAATTCTGAATTAGCAATGTCAGCTTTATTAGGAGTGCAAGCATTTGATTTAGATCATGCGTTAGAAATTGATCCTAATTTCTTAGGAGAAGATGCTCACGTCCATGATGAAAGCGTCTATTCTGTAGCGATAGTATCAGAAGGGACAATTAACGGTGAAAAATTAAATGCCTGGATGACAGAATTACTCAGAAATCAAGGTCTAGATATTTTCAGAATGAAAGGAATTTTAAATATTGAAAATGAAGATAATCGCTTTGTTTTCCAAGGTGTACACATGATATTTGATGGTAAAGCGGATAGACCTTGGAAAGTCAATGAAACTCGCAAAAATGAACTTGTATTTATTGGTAGAAATTTAGATGAAGCCAAATTAAAAGCAGACTTTTTTGCTTGTATGAGTTAGTAATACAATGGAGGCGGGGTTTCCTCGCCCCTACAGGTTTGGCGAATTGCTGTAAAAATAAAATATCACAACTATGAACTTAACAATTAATAAATCTCCAGAATTTACAAAACATTATTCTACAAAACTTGCAGATTATGTGACTGCTTTGGCTTGGTCTGCTGACGGTGAAATACTTGCAGCTAGTTCGGCTGCTGGAGAAGTTGTTTTATGGGAAAATGGCGAATTAACTAATTTACAAACAGCGACAGATAAAGCGGTAAATTGTTTGGCTTTTTCCCACGATGGTAAATATTTAGCTATTGGTGGACAAGATGGAAAAGTGAAAATTTGGTGCGGAAATAAATTAATTAGCACTTTAGAAAATGCCCCGATTTGGGTTGACCAATTAGCATGGAGTCACACCGATAACCAATTAGCTTTTAGTTTAGGTCGTTATGTGCAAATTTGGGATGCAGACACATTAGAAGTTGTTACAACTCTTAACTTTAATGATTCCTCTATTTTGGGAATTGATTGGCGTAAAGATGGCAAATATTTGGCTATTAATGGATAT
The DNA window shown above is from Anabaena sp. WA102 and carries:
- a CDS encoding CobW family GTP-binding protein — encoded protein: MMISETFNSVPVTVLTGYLGAGKTTLLNHILTYEHGKKVAVIVNEFGEVGIDNQLVIDADEEIFEMNNGCICCTVRGDLIRIIGNLMKRRDKFDHLVIETTGLADPAPVIQTFFVDEDLQSQLSLDAVVTVVDSKHIWQHWEADEAQEQIAFADVILLNKTDLVTPEVLDELETRIRSMNAMAKIYRTHNSELAMSALLGVQAFDLDHALEIDPNFLGEDAHVHDESVYSVAIVSEGTINGEKLNAWMTELLRNQGLDIFRMKGILNIENEDNRFVFQGVHMIFDGKADRPWKVNETRKNELVFIGRNLDEAKLKADFFACMS